TTGACAGGACTCAACCTGTGTTTCTCCGACCTTTATTCTCTCCAAACCATTGGCTTTGTGGCTGTTTTACCGCTTCTGACCGGGCTGTTCGGGGGGCTTTACCCGGCTTTTTATTTGTCAACATTCAAAGCGGCGGAAATTTTCAAAACAGCACCCACGTCTGCCAAAGGGGGCCATGCGGGGGTTCGCAGCGGATTGGTCGTGCTTCAGTTTTCGGTTTCTATCGCACTGATGCTCATCTCGTTCGTCGTCTATCGGCAATTGGAATTTGCTCAAAAACAGTCGCCGGGTTTGCAGCGCGAGAACGTGTTGGTGCTCCCCAATGTGCGGCACCTGACCGAGCCCGCGGCCCGCGAGGCGTTTCGGCAGCAACTGTTGCAGATGCCCGAAGCCGTCAGCGCCACCCATTCGACCTACTTGCCATCGCTGGGCAGTTTCGGCGATTTTTATGAGCCGGAACAGGGCGACCAAAGCCACCCGGTGGTGCAAAACCTGCCTGTCAGTTCTTTCCTGACCGATGCCGATTTTGTGCCGACGCTGGGCATCGAAATACTGGCCGGGCGAAATTTTTTGCCTAACTCCACCATTGACTCAACCTCGGTAATCCTGAACGAAGCCGCCGTGAAAGCCATCGGTTGGGAAAATCCTATCGGCAAATGGATGCGCTACCCCGGCAACGAAAACCAGCGGTTTCAGGTCGTAGGCGTGATGCGCGATTTTCACATTGCCTCGGTGAAAATGACCATCGAGCCAACGGCGATTTTCCACGAATCGTCAAAAACTTACCGGACTTGGGGGGCTTACATGGCCGTACGTTTGCAGCCCGGCACCGAAAAATCGGCTATTGAAAAGACCTCTGCGCTTTGGAAATCCGCGGTGCCGGGAGCGCCGTTTGAGTACGATTTTTTGGATGCTTCCTTTGCCCGGCTCTACCGCTCGGAAGCGAAAACAAGTTCGGTATTAGGCGTTTTCACGGGGTTGGCTTTGTTCATTGGTTGTCTCGGTCTGTTTGCGCTCGCGGCTTTTATGGCGGAGCAGCGCACCAAAGAAATCGGCATCCGCAAAATATTGGGTGCGTCGGTGGCCGGCATCACGGGTCTTTTGGCCAAAGATTTTTTGAAACTCGTGCTGGTCGCCATTCTGATTGCTTCGCCTGTCGCGTGGTGGGCGATGAACAAGTGGCTGCAAGACTTCGTCTATCGTATTGATATTCAGTGGTGGATGTTCGTCGCGGCGGGTTTGGCTGCCATAGCCATCGCATTCCTGACGGTGGGTTTTCAAAGCATAAAGGCTGCATTGGCAAACCCCGTGAAATCGCTGCGTAATGAATAGTTCAATCACAGATGTAAAACACATACACCGCCATGCTCCGAATCTATCTCAAGCACACATTCCGCGCCCTGTGGCGCAGCCGAGGCTACACTCTTTTGAACATTGCCGGGCTTGCCATCGGCCTGAGCGCCGCTTGGCTCGTTTGGCAGTATGTTGACTTTGAACACAGCCACGACCGGGACATTCCCAACCGGGAGCGCATTTATCGCGTGGTATCAAAATTTGAAGACAACGACGATGTTTTCAACACCAATTCCGGCTGTCCCGAGCCGGTATGGCGTGCTGCGGAGCAATTGGCGGGCATCGAGCAAGCGGTGCCTGTGCGGGATATGTACACGCTTTCCATTTTGCCAGAAGGGGCAAAAAAAAGTTTTAACGATATGCGGAGGGTGGGCAAGACCACGCCCACATATTTTGAACTGGTGCCTCACCGCTGGCTGGCGGGGTCTGCTGCCACTGCGCTCAGCAAGCCCGACCAAGTAGTGCTGACACGCAGCCGGGCTGAGAAGTATTTTCCTCGGCACAGCCCCGAGGAGATGTTGGGCAAGACTGTGCAGTATGAGACATTTAGTGACACGCTCAGGGTGGAGGTGGTCGGTGTGGTCGAAGACTTGGGCTTCCCCACCACTTTTCACACCGAGGATTTGTTGAGCATCACGGTCCCCAAAGAAGACAATTGGAGAAGCGTGAATTCTAACCAGCAGGCTTGGCTCGTCCTGAAAGATGGTGCCGATGCTTCAGCAGTGGAAAAATCGCTCAACGAACTGGCCGACCACCACACGGGCGACCAACTCAAGCGTTGGAACATGAAGCGCCAGCTGGCTTTGCAGCCTCTGGCCAAGGTGCATTTTTCTCCAGAATACGCCAGCCATATCCGCGCCGCCGACCCGCGAGTATTGGGTGTATTGGGTGCGGTAGCCATATTCCTTTTGGTGTTGGCCTGCATCAACTACATCAACCTCAGCACGGCCCAGATACCCATGCGTGCCCGCGAGATTGGTGTCCGCAAGACACTGGGCGGGCGCAGCGCGGGCATCGTGAGCGCTTTTCTGCTGGAAACCGCCGTCACTTGTCTGTTGGCAGTCGTGTTGGCCGCTTTGCTCACCCACTGGGCGTTTGGCTATTTTAAAGACGACTTGCCTGAGGACGTGCTGCGCTTTGCCAGTTGGCAAAAAACGGGGCTGTTTCTGTTTTGTCTGGTGACTGGCGTGAGCCTCTTGGCAGGCTTGTATCCGGGCTGGTTGGCATCCCGTTTTCAGGCGGTATCGCTTTTGCGCGGTCAGTTTTCCGGCCAATCGCTCAACCGCGGCGCTCGCGGGACACACTTGCGGCGGGGGCTTATCATTTTTCAGTTTTTCGTCGCACAAGTGTTCATCATCGGGGCTTTGGTGGTCGGGCTGCAGCTCGACTTTATGCGCCACTCCGATTTGGGTTTTGATAAGGAAGCGGTGCTGACCATGGAGCAGCCTATCAACGCATACAGAAACCCTGCCTTGAAAAACAAACTGCCAGTGCTGGCTGAGTTGCTCCAAAAAATGCCTGAAATTCAAGAAGTCGCGCTCGGCGACCCCTTGTTGAGCAGCAGTTACACCAGCAACAACCACACCCTTACAGACGAAAAGGGGGAAAAAATCGAGGTGAACGTGTACCGCAAACTCGCCGACGAAAACCTGATGGAGCTCTACCGCCTGCCCTTGCTGGCCGGGCGGAAATTGATGCCCGGCGATTCGGCAAGGGCTTATGTCATCAACGAGACGGCGGTCAAGGCTTATGGGCTGGGCAGCCCAGAGGCGGCCATAGGGAAAGTGCTGAGCGAAGACAACGGCCCCGGCGAAGCGCCGACCAATTGGCAGGTCGTGGGCGTGGTGACGGACTACCACACAATGGGCTTTTCAGAAAAAATATATCCAACCGCCTTGCTCCATAACCCCGCCGAGTGGAGCACGCTCAACGTGCGCCTTGCCAGCAAGCGCCCGGCAGACTGGCAGCCCGCCCTGCAAAAAATCGAGACCGCATGGCAGGGCGTTTATCCCGGAGAGGCTTTTGAGGCAAAGTTTTACGACGAGACCCTCGCCGATATTTACGAGGCCGACCTCAGTTTGGCGCGTTTCGTCAGGGTGGCCACTGGCATCGCGGTGCTGATTTCCTGTCTTGGCTTGTTCGGGCTGGCCGCTTTCATGGCTTGGCGGCGCAACAAAGAAATCGGCATACGCAAGGTGCTTGGCGCTTCCACCGCCTCTGTGGTTCGGCTGTTGAGCCGTGAGTTTTTGACGCTGGTACTTGTGGGCTTCCTGCTGGCTGCGCCCGTGGCGCTGTACGCTTTGCGCCAATGGCTGGATGGCTATGCTTTTCGCATCGAGCTGAGCTGGTGGATGTTCGCCGGGGCGGGTGCAGTAGCGGTGGCGGTGGCGTTTCTGACCGTGGGTTATCAGAGCATCAAGGCTGCCTTGGCAAATCCGGCGCACTCGCTAAAAAGTGAATGAGGGTTCCCTCCTGCGTCGCAGAAAAAAAAGTCACTTACCTGACAGCCCTACTCTTTTTGAGATACCCTGTTTGGCGGGAAGGCGAGGCCCCCTATGTTTGTTCGCAAGAACACACTCATCCGCATGTCCTCGGCCATTTACGCCGAATATCAACGCCCCTGCTCCCATTGAGTGATGGGGGCAGGGGCGTTGTGGTGGATGGGGGTGTTTGGCTACAGGTTTGTGGTCAAAGGTGCGGGGGACAAGAGTTTCGTGCAATAGACAGTATACAGAATTAGTGTGATAGTCTGCCGCGCGCTCGCAACCGGAAGTTGTGAAGCCCGCAGGGGACGAAAATGTGGTAATCTCGCAGGTCAACCCTCCAAGTTCGGCACACATCCTTGACTATTCGCCAGATTTTGACACCACGGATGCTGTGTTCAACAACAACCCGAACTTTTGATTTGTCCTTGTTCTGTTCTTTTTGTTCATCGGTCAGTTCCTTGCCCTTGGGCTTTTTGAGAGGCTGGACGATGTTGGCGTTTTTGGGTTTGAAGCCTTGAAAGCCGCTGTCTTGAAGCAAATCGATCGTTCTTTGAAATTGAAAATCCTGTTCGTCTGCAATGGTTTTGTCGTGAACGGAACCGCTATAGGTCGGGCTGAGGTAGATAATCTTCTTATCGTCGCCCGAAATCAGCACGTTCTTGACGCAATGTCTTTTTTTTACCGCTGAATTCCTCTTGTTGCGTTTCGTTGTCCCCTGAACGCAATATGGGGCGCTCCACGCCGTCTATGATCACCCGCTGACGTTCACCGATGGCCCTGTCCAAATGCTCTGAAACCCTGTTCCCAAGCAGGCTCCATCCTCACCAATCTAAACGAGGTGGTGTCATTGCCATTAAGAGGAAGTGGGGGGGAATGAATTTAAATGACCATAATAAGTCATCGCCTCCCAAATGCTAATGGGATAATTCACGCTTGGAGAATAGTCGCCTATCTCATCAGGAGTATCAAATGGCGCAAAGCCATCTTTTTCACAGCCAAGAAGCAAGAGTAAGGAAAAAAACGTGATGAGAGCTGGGCGGAAGCCAGACGTTGGTAAGCGTTTCATAAAATAA
This genomic interval from Saprospiraceae bacterium contains the following:
- a CDS encoding ABC transporter permease, translating into MIHNHFLIALRNMRRNGFFSFINISGLAVGLAACWLIGLFVFHEKNFDSFLPHADRICAVAFDLKMGDQEGLTTNTPPPVGPRLAADFPEIEMTARTFHLGSVVVRRDGSDHTPLIFNEEAAMAVDTAFLELFGFPMTAGDASMVLDKPGSLVLTEKMAEKYFGDTPAIGQSLLVNDRLFTVTGIVKNLSSTSTVQFDFLLPMTDFNVVERFSWSWIWLQVDTWVRLRQAPNAESLASLEAKFPAMVRAYAPAAYARIGQNFEEQLKRGDRLDIKLIPLKNLHLDSGNLISRLTTLGDGRQVRIFGIVGGLILLLACVNFMNLSTARSMKRAREVSVRKALGSQRGALAAQFLTEALLFSLVSMLLAGVLASAALPFFNQLTGLNLCFSDLYSLQTIGFVAVLPLLTGLFGGLYPAFYLSTFKAAEIFKTAPTSAKGGHAGVRSGLVVLQFSVSIALMLISFVVYRQLEFAQKQSPGLQRENVLVLPNVRHLTEPAAREAFRQQLLQMPEAVSATHSTYLPSLGSFGDFYEPEQGDQSHPVVQNLPVSSFLTDADFVPTLGIEILAGRNFLPNSTIDSTSVILNEAAVKAIGWENPIGKWMRYPGNENQRFQVVGVMRDFHIASVKMTIEPTAIFHESSKTYRTWGAYMAVRLQPGTEKSAIEKTSALWKSAVPGAPFEYDFLDASFARLYRSEAKTSSVLGVFTGLALFIGCLGLFALAAFMAEQRTKEIGIRKILGASVAGITGLLAKDFLKLVLVAILIASPVAWWAMNKWLQDFVYRIDIQWWMFVAAGLAAIAIAFLTVGFQSIKAALANPVKSLRNE
- a CDS encoding ABC transporter permease, with translation MLRIYLKHTFRALWRSRGYTLLNIAGLAIGLSAAWLVWQYVDFEHSHDRDIPNRERIYRVVSKFEDNDDVFNTNSGCPEPVWRAAEQLAGIEQAVPVRDMYTLSILPEGAKKSFNDMRRVGKTTPTYFELVPHRWLAGSAATALSKPDQVVLTRSRAEKYFPRHSPEEMLGKTVQYETFSDTLRVEVVGVVEDLGFPTTFHTEDLLSITVPKEDNWRSVNSNQQAWLVLKDGADASAVEKSLNELADHHTGDQLKRWNMKRQLALQPLAKVHFSPEYASHIRAADPRVLGVLGAVAIFLLVLACINYINLSTAQIPMRAREIGVRKTLGGRSAGIVSAFLLETAVTCLLAVVLAALLTHWAFGYFKDDLPEDVLRFASWQKTGLFLFCLVTGVSLLAGLYPGWLASRFQAVSLLRGQFSGQSLNRGARGTHLRRGLIIFQFFVAQVFIIGALVVGLQLDFMRHSDLGFDKEAVLTMEQPINAYRNPALKNKLPVLAELLQKMPEIQEVALGDPLLSSSYTSNNHTLTDEKGEKIEVNVYRKLADENLMELYRLPLLAGRKLMPGDSARAYVINETAVKAYGLGSPEAAIGKVLSEDNGPGEAPTNWQVVGVVTDYHTMGFSEKIYPTALLHNPAEWSTLNVRLASKRPADWQPALQKIETAWQGVYPGEAFEAKFYDETLADIYEADLSLARFVRVATGIAVLISCLGLFGLAAFMAWRRNKEIGIRKVLGASTASVVRLLSREFLTLVLVGFLLAAPVALYALRQWLDGYAFRIELSWWMFAGAGAVAVAVAFLTVGYQSIKAALANPAHSLKSE